The genomic interval TTCCGGGGCCGCAGCGGACAATAGCTTTCCATCCGCGCCTGCCACAGCCGGTCAGCCTCCAAACCCCGCCCTATCAAAGGCACAACAGCAGATTTTCTACGGATATGTGCCGCCCCCACCCATCCGACATACGTGGCCCGGCGGATACAGGGCCATCATTCACGAAATGTTCAACAACCTTATGGAACATATGACAGGCCACTATTGATGGCTTAGAACGAGCCCCCTCGTCGGCCACCGCCTAGCCTCGCCCGGCAATTCGATAAAATCTCCAAATTTCGACCCAAAGCTTCCCCGATATCTGCGATCATTCGGCAGGCACACCCATTACGTTTCGATGCCCCCAGGCAGCCGCTCACCTTTGACACCACGGCCGCTCATGATTAAAGAAACTGATAGATGTTGGACGGCGGAGGTGTAATTATGGAAAACCCGACAGAAAAAATGGGCGCTCAATGTGGATGCGATCCTTTTCCCACGCCTTTGTCGGGCGGCGGCTGCGAGGGCTGCTCCCCTAACGTTGTACTTACGTGTGAAGAGAGTTCCATCCTGGCGCAAATGAGGGAAATCAAGGGCCAGGTGCGCGCCATCGAAGATCGTCTACACGCGATCCAGGGCCATATTTCAACCGCCCCGGAAGGACCGCGTTCGGAATGGACCGAACTATCGGGTCAACTGGAAGGCTTGCGAAGTCAGTGGCAGGACTGGACTGTCAAGCTTGACGAGGCCATACACCACAAAATGGTATTATTGGGTCATCGCGAACCCTGATCCGAACCACGGGGCTTAAATAGACTTCTTTAGAGGGGATTTTCCTGCTGCCGGTTCTTCACACGGAAGTTTGTGTGCGGGGAGATATGGTCGCGTCCAGCCCTTTCGGCGCTTCAGGATGGAGGAGTTATGCTCCATTCCCACGCCACGCGAAACATTCAATTCGTTTGACATTCCCGCTTTTCCTCTGGTAACTGAATCCACCATTTGGTCTCCGAGTTTCATTCACGCGGAAATTCTTCTTTTCGGCCGGTTTTGGCCGCGTCGCGCGTCGAACAGAGGAGACACTTGCATCCCCACACTTTCCCAGGGATCCTAAACTTATGACTTCAGACCTTCCTGAACGCGGCCGCCCTGCTTGGACCAGGGGAATTATAGGACGTTTTGTCCATCTCCTGTCCGCTCAGGTCGTTGACGGGGTACTCAGCGGTATATTCCTGGTCCTCTATTTGCCGAGGCTAGGAACCGCGGTCTATGGGGAGGTCATGTACGCCATGGCTGCCGGAGCCATTGTGATGAAGGTGGTACAATTCGGCCTGTATTATCCGCTGGTGAGTGATCTTGGAGGAGGCGGAAAAGATAAAGCGCCGGAAATCCTGAGCAGGGTGAACATCATCAAGTCGCTGCTGGCAGCAGCCTCAGCCGCGGCTGTGGGAGTCATGACTCTTTTCGGCGGTTTTTCGCAGCAGATGGGGTTGGTGCTGTTTCTGATAGCTCTTGGGTTCGCGTTGGAAGGGCTGGCCGACACTTTTTTTGCCGATCTGCGCGTGAGAGGCAGGCAGGACCAAGAGGCCCGCATCAAGATTATCAGCGCGGCGGCCTCGTACGGATACGGACTGGTAACTGCGGTAGCGGGTCTGAATCCCGTCGTCGTGAGTCTATTCAAACTGGTATCCGCGGCGGTAAGAATATGGTTCGGAGTGGCCGCCTATATATCATACTATTCCTGCGGGCTCTGGAGGTCCCCTCAGTGGCCCGCGGTGTGGCGGGTCTTCCGCGCAGCTGTCATTTTTGCATTGATCGACATTCTTGGCATTATCTACAACAAAACCAATATATTTTTCCTGGAGAGCGCTACCGGCGTCGAAGGAGTTGCCTGGTACAGCGCGACCTGGAATATTCTCGACCCGGTGTCGACGCTGGCGTCGGAACAATTTTTGGGGTGGGTCATCTTTCCACTCCTAGCGTCCCTCTGGTGGAGCAATCGTGAACTAGTGCGGCGTCTCGTACGCAGGAACGCTCAATGGCTGATGGCAATGGCGCTTCCTGTCATGTTTCTTCTTTACGCTGAAGCGGCCCTTCTAATAGGGCTAATCTATCCTGCGGAATACAAAGATGCAGCCTGGATGCAGCAATATCTGGTGTGGACGATTTTGCTGTCGTTTGAGAGTAACCTGTTTTGTTATGTGATGATGGTCGCGGGCGCCGCGAACATGCTACTCGTTTTTGCTTTTGTAACCACGATCCTCAACCTCGTCTTCAATGTGGTGCTTGTCCAGCATCTCGGTCTAGCCGGAGGGTGCCTGGTGATAATTCTGACCAAGCTGATGATGACGGTGCTGACCTTCACCTATTGCCAGTGGAGATTTCACTTCTTCAGGTGGGGAGATTTCATGTTCCCGATTGCCTTGGGAGCGGCCTCGGTGGTTCTTTTTACGGCGATCCGGCACGTGACGATTCTTCATCTCGCGGTCACCGTCGCCCTGATATTTTACCTTTTGGTTCTGTGGAAAGTCGGCCCGCGATTTCTGGGAAGCTTTTCGAGTAAGATAGAGGGCCCCCTGGGAAATGAACCCGGCGTTTGAACCCCTGCGGGACAAGTGCGCGAGGAGGTACCATGGTCACAAGTTCCGACAACCCAAACATTGATCCGGCAGCGGTAATCGAATTCCTCAAAAAAACCGCCCCGTTCATGGAATTGGACAGCGACAAGCTCCTCGATCTAGCCCCATGCTTCGTCACAACCTTTTTTCCCAAAGAAACCGTGGTATTCCGGCAGGATGTTGATGAAGTGGGCTCCTTCTATCTGATCTACGCAGGTGGCGTGAAAGCATACCTCACCGGGCCCGATGACACGGCCACGCTGTTGGATTTTCGTGGTGAAGGCGGATATTTCGGGGCTTTAGCCATCATAAGGAACTCTAAGGCCAACTTCAATGTGGAGACCCTGGAGGACACAGTTTGCCTCGGACTGCACAAAGAAGTATTCCTCGGTCTTATTCGCGACAATCCTCGATTCTCGCAGTATTATCTCAAGAGGTTTTCCGAAGATCTGGCAAGTACCGCCTATGCCGAACTCCGCTTGGGCAAGATGAGAGAGAGCACGCCTGAAACCCTTTACTTGTTTAGCTCCGCGGTCGGGGAAGTAATCAAAAGGCCTCCTGAGATCATCCATGCTTCGCAGAGTATTCAGCAAGCGGCCCGACGCATGTCTGACCTGGAGATCGGGTCGCTACTGGTTGAAGACCAAAGCGGCGAGATCGTGGGTATTGTGACGGACAAGGACCTTCGCAAGAAGGTCATCGCAGAAGGTCTTGACTACCACTCCCCGGTCGCGACGATCATGTCGTCGCCTCTACGCAGGATTCCGTACCATGTGCTATGGTTCGACGCTCTGCTGGAAATGATGAAAGGGCGTGTTTATCATCTCGCGGTGGAGCGTGGCAGCCAGATCGTCGGGGTCGTGAGCGTTCGTGACTTCATGGTGCAGACCGGCTCGTCACCACTGTACCTCTTTCGTGAAATCGAGAACCAACGTACGATTGAAGGGTTGTACCCGCTCGCGCACAGGATTCCTCGTGTGGTCCGCGCGCTGGTGGAAGAAGGCGCCAGGGCAAACAACATTACGCGAGTTATCACCGTTTTGAACGATCAGATCGTGGATCGCTTGCTGAGTTTATTGGACGAAGAGATGGGGCCCGCTCCTTTCCCCTGGTGCTGGTTCACTTTCGGGAGCGAAGGGCGCAAGGAACAGACCTTCAAGACAGATCAGGACAATGCGCTAATTTACCGGCCGCCGTCTGAGGACGAGGACAATACCAGGATCGCCAGAATCTATTTTCGCCGCTTCGGAAGTGAGGCAAATCGCCATTTGGAGGCCTGCGGCTTTGAGTTGTGCAAAGGCAAGATGATGGTCTCAAATCCCAGGTGGCGTAAACCGTACAAGGAGTGGAAAGCATACTTTGACCAATGGATGGCCACGCCTGAGCCCGAGGAAGTCCTTCACGCGATGATTTTTTTCGATTTTCGTCCGGTATTCGGACGAATCGAGTTTGGCGACGACCTGAGAAATTACCTGTCGGAGAACGTTCCGTCGCGAAGTATGTTCCTCCTGCATCTGGCCAAGGATTTCCTGGCAGCGAAGTCTCCCTTGACGTTTTTCAAGAACTTCATGGTCGAGAAGGACGGCAAATATAAGAATCGGGTGGATCTCAAGACTCAGGGCCTCACTCCGTTTGTAAATTTTGCCCGCTTGTGGGCTCTGCGCCACGGTATCAAGGAGACCAATACGATGGAAAGGATAGAGGCCCTGGCGAAGAATGATTTTATGCCGAAGGAGCTGTACATGGAGGCCCGGGACGCGTACGAGTTTCAGATGCAGCTCAGGCTGGTGAATCAATTGCGATTGCTCGAAGCAAATCAAGAACCGGACAACTACATTGATCCTGCCGACCTATCCCAAGTTGAAAGGCAGACACTCAAGGAGGCTTTTTCCGTGGTCGGCCGCATTCAAGAGTACGTGAAATCGGAGTTCAGAATATTGGAGTAGGCTTCAGTTCCTTCTTGCCTTACCGTAGGGAACACACTGAATCACGGATGGGGACCCCAAATATGCGCGTCTGAATATCCACCGCTGGACCATTCGATGTTATCCGGACACTTCTCGGAAATTGGGTCCGGAGGGTGAGCCCGAATGTAGGAATGCTTGAGCCCCAGGACGTAAACCTCACTCGGCGAGGTCCATGATTCCACGATAGTACGCAGGTCCAGGGCTTCCGAGCCTTCGATGAGAGCCAGGGTGGCTATTCTCGGGATGTACACGGTGTTGATTCCCAAGAGAAGGAGCCCCTTGGGTTTCATAAAGTGAACCGCATCGGCCAAAATCGTCCGGGCCGGCCCCAATCCGTCGTGACCGCCGTCCCATATATCGGGATGAATGCGGCCATGCTCGGAAGCCTGCCCTATTTCACTGGGCACATACGGCGCATTGCTGAAAATAAGATCGAATGTACCGTCAACGTTAGAAAACCAATCGCTTTGCCGAAAATCTATCTTTCCCGCACGGCTCGCTTTGGCGACAAGCCGAGCATTCTCAACGTATTCCTCGTTGATGTCCACTGCCACCGCTCTTACCCGGCAGGTGGTCGCGCAGTACACTACGAGAAGACCCAGATGGCCTGTGCCAAGGTCAAGTACCCGATAACCGTCTCGCGCGTACCGACGAAGGGCCTTGCGGAGGACAAGTGACGTGCCGTCCCACAGGTGGTCGTGTGTAAAACTGACCGCATCGACATGGAAATGCCAACCGGCTACCGCGAGCCTCAACCAACGGGTCCGAGCCAGCGCTCGCATCAGCTTGACGATCGACGCCCCAAGTGTCGTTTCGCCCGTCCCCATCCAACATGCTCCATTCAAATCCGAACTGAGCTGTCAGGATTGAAACGTTCCCCAGTTTACAGACGTGTCGCGATGAACCTCTGAATTGCCCTTGGTGGGCAACGCTTTCAACTTTATTAACGGCCCTGCCGGCACCACAGCCCCAAGGGCTTTTCTTTCCTTCTTTCAGGAGGAAAAGATACTATACCTGTAAGGAGACAAATGGTACACAATTCGGAGGATGGTTGATTTTTGGTAGCAATTCACGGCCGTGCTGCGCACAGAGCATGCAGGAACTTTGGCCGAACAGGCGAACACGGTGTCCTATTCACCAAAACTGTTGGTGCCCCCAGTAGGAATCGAACCTACGACCTGCGGATTAGGAATCCGTCGCTCTATCCACTGAGCTACGGGGGCACGCGCACGTTTTGCTAGATCCAGGCGGGCTGTTGGCCTACAATAAGAACCGATCGACTGAAAGTCAACTGTTTTGTCCGCACGTGAAACGCCCGTGGAGACCAAGCAAGCCAGGACGGGGATACCGCAATGATCTTGATCGAAGCCTTCATCAAGCCATTCAAGCTGGATGACATCAGAGAGGCACTGGAGGAACTCGGGGTCGGCGGCATGACTGTGACCGAGGTCCTGCAAACCGCCGCAGCCGCGACTCACGGCCGCTCCTTCGGTGCGCCGGGAACATCCTCGGATCTGGTCCCCAAGGTAAAAATCGAAATGGCTGTGCCGGACCGCTTGGTTGAAAGGGTCATCGAAGCTATTTGCCTCCACGGTTCCGCGGGCAAACGAGAGGACGGAAAGATCGTCGCGAAACAACTTCACGGCGCAATACGCATCCGCACCGGCGACGAAGGAGAGGAAGCTTTATCTTTCTAGGTATTGGTCCTTGAACCCGGCGGATTAGGCTATGAAACATATACCAGTTGCCATATTTCTTGTCCGATTTGTAGGCACTCCATTCTGTCATTCCTGCGAAGGCAGGAATCCAGTCCCGCGTCCCGCGGGATTTCCTGGGTTCCCGCATTCGCGGGAACGACGGGCGTTATAGCGGTCCGGCAAAGTAGGCTCTTTCGATACGTTCTGAAAACCGGACTGAACATCTCATGGCCAAACGGACATTACTTTTGGCAACCGATATAAGCTCCCCCGGAAAGCATCCCGCCGGATCATCGCCTGCGTCGCAAAATCAATCCTTGTACGCCATCCGAGGGACGAACGGGGATGTTGCGTGAAAACTGGAGCCACACGAAAAACGCGATTCAGGCTGCCAATAGGCTGAAAAGGGTCGCGGAAGCGATCGAGCGACTGCTTCGCATGAGCCAAGAGGGAGCTTGCCCTCTTTCCGTCGGCCCGATGTGTGGAAGTTCATTGTGGACGTTTGTCGATCATGGAAGAAGTAAATTCACGGGACTACGAGAAGTATCTTGACCGGAGTCAGGCAGAAAGTTACACTCAACGCCATTCCTTCTTCATCAATACAGCGACGTTTTGTATAGATCATAATCTTGGGGGACAGAGCCCTTTCGAGGTCAGCGGAACCATCGCTAGCCGGTCGCCGTTACAAGGGCGGTCACTCAATGGCATTTCCAGGATTTGTCCGCTGGAGGTCAAGAGGTATGGGCCTGAGAAAACTTTTAGTGGTGATGCTTGGTCTAGCGTTGGTGGTTCTTTTGCCTTGTCTATGTGCGGCTCAGTCCTATCTGACGGGACTTGGGCAACAGCCGGCCGGTTTTTGGTTAACAAATGTTCGAGGTTTCCATTGGGGGCTCGGTCTCAAGAAATACGCCAACAGCTTCATTTCGTGGGAAGGCGGAGACCAGTATGGGACAGACCCCGCCTTTCGACTTGAATATCCCTTGGACCAATGGTTCGGAGGTCTCGTTGCGACCTTTGTAGAGCCTAATTTGGCCGTTAGGGCAGAGTTTTGGACAAATATGAATTCCGAAACCGGACCGCGGTTCCAAGATAGCGATTGGGGTCCGACGTTCCCACGATTTGTTAGGGTGCCCACCCCTTCCGGCAAAGTCTTCATGACAGAGGCGGACTGCCGTTTGCACAGAGGCCGGTTGATCGACTTATCCATGAGCCTTCCGCTTCTTGCACGAAGTTTTGGCTTCTCGCCCTTGTTCGGATATAGGTATAAGAGTTTTGATTTCAGAACCTATGATAGATTCACAACTTCCTCTATTGGCATTGCACGGCCTTTTGTGCCAGGAGATTTTGTGTTATGGAGCGTAAAGTTGCGCGATTACTATACAGGGGCCCTTTCAGAAATTGCTTTTGACTTTGGCGGAGCTTTGTCTCAGATATCCGTGAAGCTTCAGGCGGATGCCGCACTAACAAAGGCAGAAGCCGTGGATAACCATGTCCAATGGCCTTACTCTGAGATAGTCTTTGACACGAAAGGCTCTGCCTGGCACGTGAGCCTTGAGACGCGCCTTGCTGTGGCTAATATGGCAGTGCTGGGTTGCGCCGTGGATTTCGAGAGAACTCACACTCATGGACACAGACACACCTCGAATCCGTACGATCGAAAAGGTTGGAATAGCGAAGAAACGAGAATATGGTCCGATCAGCTCTGGTTTACTATTCATGGCGAGTTGATTTTTTGAAAACTGGTAGCGAGTAGTCCGGACGTTACTACGTCCAGGTCGCGAAGCGACAGGAGGTCTGGCGGCCGAACAAATTCTTGAACCTGTATGAATGACCCCTTTCCTACCCAAGCACTGGGACATAATCTGGGGGCAGGTCAATGAACCCCCAATCTTATCAGTGGGTTCGTTGACTGGTCTCCTGGCGGTTGATGTGCTCGTCAAGGTCAGGCTTGCTTAAATGATTGGAGATAGCGCCTTGTAAGTTCCTGGTAGGTCCGGAGGCCCTCCTCAATTCTTTTGAGATGTTCAGGACCTGCGACCTTGATCACTTTTGCCGGTGACCCCACCACCACGCTTTCACGCGGGATATATGCCCCAAAGTCAATGAAACTTCCTGCGCCAATAACGCAGTAGGAGTCGATTTTGGCACCGTCGCCAACGATAGTTCCCATGCCCACGAGAACATTTGAACAGATCTCGCATCCGTGGAGAATGCATCCATGTCCGATATGGGTATCCGTATGGACAATTGTCCCTTTGTCCGGAAAGGTGTGGACAACGCAGTTTTCTTGGACATTTGATCCCTTTCCGATTTTCACGTGACCGATATCACCACGCAGAACCGCACCGGCGCCAACGTAGCACCCTTTTTCAATGGTCACGTCTCCAATGAGCACGGCCAATGGATGAACAAAAGCTTCGGCATCAACGAAAGGCCTTTTTCCTTCAAATTCGTACAGTGGCATGGATACCCCTACCTTTTTTAGTTTCGAGAGAACTGGCACCACAGGGCCTGCCCAAAACGGTCAAATGGAGAGCCCACCGCAGGCCCTTCCGGCAGTGCTTCATAATCCTTGTTTAGCACTTCTTGTTTGACACGCAAGCAAGGCTTATGCCATGATTTTTTCTGACTGTCAGCTCATCGCCTGATATCAACCACTTACATCTCATTGGCGGCCGGGCCGGGTCCTCACCGGGCTGGGCCGGTTGCACGGGAAGCGGTCACAGCGCCTTTCCTATAATTAATACATAACTGAAACTGTTTCACAACCGCTTTTCAACTTGGCATCCCTCCGGGAGGAGTTGGCGTCGTTATGGGTCACGAGGATTTTTCAGAGCACACCAGGATAGGGAATAAAGCGGAGAAAAATCTGTTCACCGCAGAGATCGCAGAGAACGCGGAGAAAGAAAAACGTGAAAACGGCTTGCTCGGAGCCTGCCCCGGACCTGATCCGGGGAAATCTGCAGATAGTTCCTAACACGGAAGCGCATAACACTGCCTTCCCAGAGCCAAGCGGGCTAAGGATTGGCTATGGATGTAAAAATTCCTCTAGCAAATCTTCTCGTCGCTTATTGGGTTCTGGAGAATCATTCCGAGCACAAAGGAAACCACGCGGACCAGAGCGCCTTCTTCGCACAGCAGCGATGGAGTCTTGAGAATGCTTACCAGTTTGTCCGGGGCCTTATAGGTCTGGTCTTTGTCTATAAGGTTTTGGTTCAGTCGTGGTTCCCGTGGGACACCCCAGAGAAATGTTTATGGTGTTCGTTGCAATCTCCTTCATCCATATACGAACGGCAAGCAAAGGGGACACCAATAAATGGGGAGGATACAGATCGACGTGCCTAAGCACAGATTCAGAATCGCCAAGAGTATGATCATATTTGCAGTGCTTGTACTTGCCGTTCTGTTGGCATACAGTGCGAGCATTGCTCAA from Desulfomonile tiedjei carries:
- a CDS encoding class I SAM-dependent methyltransferase; translated protein: MGTGETTLGASIVKLMRALARTRWLRLAVAGWHFHVDAVSFTHDHLWDGTSLVLRKALRRYARDGYRVLDLGTGHLGLLVVYCATTCRVRAVAVDINEEYVENARLVAKASRAGKIDFRQSDWFSNVDGTFDLIFSNAPYVPSEIGQASEHGRIHPDIWDGGHDGLGPARTILADAVHFMKPKGLLLLGINTVYIPRIATLALIEGSEALDLRTIVESWTSPSEVYVLGLKHSYIRAHPPDPISEKCPDNIEWSSGGYSDAHIWGPHP
- a CDS encoding oligosaccharide flippase family protein, with amino-acid sequence MTSDLPERGRPAWTRGIIGRFVHLLSAQVVDGVLSGIFLVLYLPRLGTAVYGEVMYAMAAGAIVMKVVQFGLYYPLVSDLGGGGKDKAPEILSRVNIIKSLLAAASAAAVGVMTLFGGFSQQMGLVLFLIALGFALEGLADTFFADLRVRGRQDQEARIKIISAAASYGYGLVTAVAGLNPVVVSLFKLVSAAVRIWFGVAAYISYYSCGLWRSPQWPAVWRVFRAAVIFALIDILGIIYNKTNIFFLESATGVEGVAWYSATWNILDPVSTLASEQFLGWVIFPLLASLWWSNRELVRRLVRRNAQWLMAMALPVMFLLYAEAALLIGLIYPAEYKDAAWMQQYLVWTILLSFESNLFCYVMMVAGAANMLLVFAFVTTILNLVFNVVLVQHLGLAGGCLVIILTKLMMTVLTFTYCQWRFHFFRWGDFMFPIALGAASVVLFTAIRHVTILHLAVTVALIFYLLVLWKVGPRFLGSFSSKIEGPLGNEPGV
- a CDS encoding gamma carbonic anhydrase family protein translates to MPLYEFEGKRPFVDAEAFVHPLAVLIGDVTIEKGCYVGAGAVLRGDIGHVKIGKGSNVQENCVVHTFPDKGTIVHTDTHIGHGCILHGCEICSNVLVGMGTIVGDGAKIDSYCVIGAGSFIDFGAYIPRESVVVGSPAKVIKVAGPEHLKRIEEGLRTYQELTRRYLQSFKQA
- a CDS encoding P-II family nitrogen regulator; protein product: MILIEAFIKPFKLDDIREALEELGVGGMTVTEVLQTAAAATHGRSFGAPGTSSDLVPKVKIEMAVPDRLVERVIEAICLHGSAGKREDGKIVAKQLHGAIRIRTGDEGEEALSF
- a CDS encoding cyclic nucleotide-binding/CBS domain-containing protein, which encodes MVTSSDNPNIDPAAVIEFLKKTAPFMELDSDKLLDLAPCFVTTFFPKETVVFRQDVDEVGSFYLIYAGGVKAYLTGPDDTATLLDFRGEGGYFGALAIIRNSKANFNVETLEDTVCLGLHKEVFLGLIRDNPRFSQYYLKRFSEDLASTAYAELRLGKMRESTPETLYLFSSAVGEVIKRPPEIIHASQSIQQAARRMSDLEIGSLLVEDQSGEIVGIVTDKDLRKKVIAEGLDYHSPVATIMSSPLRRIPYHVLWFDALLEMMKGRVYHLAVERGSQIVGVVSVRDFMVQTGSSPLYLFREIENQRTIEGLYPLAHRIPRVVRALVEEGARANNITRVITVLNDQIVDRLLSLLDEEMGPAPFPWCWFTFGSEGRKEQTFKTDQDNALIYRPPSEDEDNTRIARIYFRRFGSEANRHLEACGFELCKGKMMVSNPRWRKPYKEWKAYFDQWMATPEPEEVLHAMIFFDFRPVFGRIEFGDDLRNYLSENVPSRSMFLLHLAKDFLAAKSPLTFFKNFMVEKDGKYKNRVDLKTQGLTPFVNFARLWALRHGIKETNTMERIEALAKNDFMPKELYMEARDAYEFQMQLRLVNQLRLLEANQEPDNYIDPADLSQVERQTLKEAFSVVGRIQEYVKSEFRILE